GGCCCCCCGACTCTAGTTGAAAAATCGAAGCCGAATAGAAAATCCGAGACACCCGAGATAACTGACGAAAGGCAGTAACCAAACGAGTTCTGCCCTCAAACGGCCGATTGcactatttttaaacattttcaatttcccTATTATTGCGGCCCACAGTGTAACCGCTACCTCGTCTTCGTCCtacaagacacacacacattttgcgTTTTGCACCAAGGTCATCCAGTTGGAaagattttgcaaataaattctGGCCAGTCCAACCTCcctgtaacaaaaaaaaaatcactacaGGTAACGTGTGGAAAGAGAAAGATGGAAAGCATGGAAATAGTAATCGTACGCAACATTTTGCGTTGGTGGGTTATGCATACAGTCAATACCCGAGTTACGCGGAGTCGGAGATACAcggatttaaaaatattgacattttgcgaaatttgcatgcagaattcaatttttgatttgaaaatttcaaaataatctCAAGAATACGTTACACTACAttataataacatttttttaaattcttgaaataaacgcataaatatcaattttaagGCGACACATATATTATGTTTTACAGTATTATAAGTTGTGAACAAGTCTATCATGCTCATCGTATGCGTAATGTAAAGTTCatgatttgaaaacaaatcttaAACATTCGAGTGAAACATGCGTTTGACAGTATTCGCGGATCGATTGCGCTCGCTCTATGTACGCCTGAACGCATTGACAATTATTGTTCTCATTGCGACTGTTGTAAGGCTTCGTTGATAGAGGTGTATTTGACACGCCTGGCAGAAAGGGCATGGCTTGGGCAGCTGTGAGCAACAGGTAATTTCACATTCTACTTAGCGAATGATGtatcttatttattttatatttccttACAAAGCGAGTTGAACATTGTGCAGTATTAGTTTTCTTATGTTCTTATCAATTGTCTTGGGTATTGTTAGTTCACTCCGAAAAGTGACTTTTCTCTTACTCTCTTacaaaaaacatgtaaaaatgtaaatctttattacaaaataaagtaaatcCAAATTACTATTCCTCGTCTATTAACCAATCCTTTGATGCATTTTCAGTTTCTTTGAACGGATTaagtgcttttgtttgttcgattgGAGCCACCTTTGAAGCTCCTTTCACAATTTGCTGATACCTATCCCGTATGTCGGATATCCATTCCGTATCGTCCCAATGGTACCAACTCAATATGCAAACAATTAGAATGAAAAACAGATTTGAAGTTATACCTGTAattatgtaaacaaacataaacaatcaaacaattgtCTGCTGATAGCAAGCTTTTAACAAAGGGAACATGTATGAATGCGCAATTCTTACCAATCACTGCCGATAGGACAGGCCAGTTAAACATTAGGTAACGTAATCCGGTGAAGTTAGCTACCACCTGTAGCTGTGCTGAGTACAATTGAATGTCTCGGCAGTGTATAGTGATATCCATGTTTGTTGCCGGATGGTTCGAATCATCGAGAAAATTTGAGAATAACTCCACCGTGACTAGCTGCTTCTCTTCCCGATAGCCGAATATCAACAGCGGTGCAAATACGAATGTAAGAATGGTTTTCAATAGATCCGATTTGTAGTGTAGCATCGACATTCGGCAGGATGTGGCAATTTCCATGTATCCATAGTCCTTTACCGTACCACAAACGGTAAACATTCCTGCGTGTAGAAAATGTTATCCATCAAATCACATtggagatagtgcgattgctGATAAAATAGACATGAACTAGAGCATTGCACCACATCGAAACACTACAAGACAAACACTTGCTACAACCAATTACCTATTTTACCATTGTGTTCAGATTCTGGCATTTCCAGGTTAAGGATAATTTTATACGGCTGTCCCACCATTAGAAATCGATGATGATTGGTCAGCGCCACGTTCGCTGTCGGATAAGCTTTGCAGTCGATGGCATTACTTGGACAGTCGCTGTAAATAGTATTAGCAagttgttatttaaaaatgtataaatcatTTGTGCCATAAGGGATGTTGTATACAATACCGTATATTCAGATGGACATCCTTCATATGTAACACGGAAGGCATGTACGAGTAGTAGAAGTACAGGTACAGAAATATCGAGGCCCACACTACAGAAAATCccaccaacacaacaacaaacagcttgagaaacacatttttcgtggtgtttatacttttttctttgcgcGCCTTGTATTCTTCGGCTGCTGCCAAACCAAACGTTGCGATCggtttgaaaatataatttcttATAATTTTGAATGGGTCTAAAACCATCAACAGCAACCCGACGAGACCCATGTTACGTTTGTTCAATACGGTTCACCAAGCTTGGAATATAGTAAAGCAGATAAGAAATCTTTTCCTGTTTCGCGATAATCAATTCGTAGAGTTAACGAACTGCTAAGCCACAAAATAAGCTTTTGCAACACATATCACTGTTTTGTTATTGGAATTGCGTGTTTAGGTAGGAATGGGAAACAAATAGAGTGTATAAGCTGAAAAATCACTACGAAGTTATacaattatttcacattttgtaCTTGTTGCACGCAGAGCCAAGTAGATTTAGCTAAAAGTTCACAATCGCACGATGGAACAAAGTTCAGAGGCCATATCGGAGTCGTGtttgacgtttgtttgttttgatcggCTTCCACAATAGGATATCCGATTTTATTGCGGAAGATTCGAATGACGTTTCATTAAATGATTtaactaaaataataaatgattgTACTGAAGAAAATGTAGAGTTATCTgtgatgaaaaagaaaacatcataaTAAATATGCAGCAGTTATGCAAAGATGAAATTGTATAACATTACAGGGTTCTTCAGCCTCTTTCTTCTCTGGtttattttaacacattttaattttaacaaagCCAGCAAAGTcagtacagtcttttcccgagttacgcgaataatgcgtgccagagaaattcgcgtatctcgaatttttGTGTCGCTCGGATTCCCTTCAGAATTTCGTTCATAGTTAGTTTTCAGTGatcgttttcttgttttcacgTTACAAGGCAGATTAGCAATGgcagaaatttgaaaattgacAAATACATacttcaattccacatacaaaataacacaaattattaaatttttgggattcgcgtaactcgagtaTTGCGTAACTCAATAAAAGACTGTACAAAATACAGATCGATGCATATTGAGTAAAATGACGATGACCTATTTATACCTGTTATGACTTAACACTTTTTCATATACATTTcaaaatcatatttaaaatGACAGACCAGAGCTGGGCTACGCATCGATCTGTATCTTAAGCACTATTCACAATATGTCCGGTTTGGTTTTTGAATAGAACATggtttgaaagcaaaacagataTTCGATCGTTAACAGTTGTAGTCCAACATGCTAAGTTAAAGCCTTGAGTAAAATAAGACAAATAGTtttattgctgttgtttgtacaTTATACACATTATAGTTTCgaacaaatttaaactttGCACCAATCACAAAGCTTTAACAAACAGCATTTGTATTTCCATCAGAAGAAAATGGGTTCATTTACATATTGCACGGATAAGAATATTAGAGATAGCATATTAACATTTTGCTCCATTAACATAGATAGCTTGACAAAGAACAAACACCGTGCTCAAGATTCAACATTCATACTAACCCCTGCTTTCAGAGACGGAAATGCATCAGCTTTCGCAGTAAGCCAGGCCCATTCCAAAGACCATTCAGTAACAAATGCCAATAGAGCATCGGCATGAAATCCTTCTTCATGAGGTACATCGAGAAACGCTCTTTGCGTTGATCGAGTGGGAAAGTTTCCAAGGGCGTCAAAGAGTAGTCAAACTCGGCTAGCACACACGTGTTGTATCCCGTGACCAACGGACAGGATGCGTATCCATCGAACACATGATTAGGTGTTTTATCCTCCATCGCTGCCATTAAATTTTTGTACACAACTTGCGACTGGGCAGCTACAGaaaggaatgaaatgaaattgacaATTGGTCAGTGCACATGCAATGCAAATGTAGTACCGCGATTTGATTAGCATTTGCAAAGAGCTCTCGGATACTTTCTTACCCACAGAGGCCGCTGTTTTGGAATTCGGAGAAGATGAACAGTCGCCTATGGCAAAGACATTGCTGAATTTCTGATGCTGAAGCGTATCCTTGCTTACGTCGACGAAGCCCACTTCATTA
This region of Anopheles marshallii chromosome 2, idAnoMarsDA_429_01, whole genome shotgun sequence genomic DNA includes:
- the LOC128708107 gene encoding seipin — encoded protein: MGLVGLLLMVLDPFKIIRNYIFKPIATFGLAAAEEYKARKEKSINTTKNVFLKLFVVVLVGFSVVWASIFLYLYFYYSYMPSVLHMKDVHLNIRDCPSNAIDCKAYPTANVALTNHHRFLMVGQPYKIILNLEMPESEHNGKIGMFTVCGTVKDYGYMEIATSCRMSMLHYKSDLLKTILTFVFAPLLIFGYREEKQLVTVELFSNFLDDSNHPATNMDITIHCRDIQLYSAQLQVVANFTGLRYLMFNWPVLSAVIGITSNLFFILIVCILSWYHWDDTEWISDIRDRYQQIVKGASKVAPIEQTKALNPFKETENASKDWLIDEE